The following coding sequences are from one Gossypium raimondii isolate GPD5lz chromosome 4, ASM2569854v1, whole genome shotgun sequence window:
- the LOC105780252 gene encoding polyadenylate-binding protein-interacting protein 10, which yields MAVAESAGAKIGSSGQNLENTVVSSDSNLVNDPDKSKTKTDSMNGAKTTKEDMFEQENPVAITKSNGDSNIPMQNGFNEKNQQQTVTKNGGLNGFSNVENGSNDEIFKNEMRDLVEILSKLNPMAEEFVPPSLANHHHHEKHDQNQNRDNRFPENGFGYTDNFVVQANSGNADGHTNRRKRNNYSQGKRRLNNRTSIAQREDAIRKTVYVSDIDLQVTEELLAGLFLSCGPVVDCRICGDTNSVLRFAFVEFYKEEDARAALNLSGTMLGYYPVRVLPSRTAIAPVNPTFLPRSEDEREMCTRTIYCTNIDKKITQADIKLFFESVCGEVKRLRLLGDYHHSTRIAFVEFKMAESAIAALNCSGAILGSLPIRVSPSKTPVRPRTLHPAMQ from the exons ATGGCGGTTGCTGAGAGTGCGGGGGCGAAAATCGGGTCATCGGgtcaaaatttggaaaatactGTGGTATCGTCTGACTCCAATTTGGTAAACGATCCAGATAAATCAAAGACCAAGACTGATTCCATGAATGGTGCTAAGACTACTAAAGAAGACATGTTTGAACAAGAAAATCCTGTAGCAATCACTAAGAGCAATGGCGATAGCAACATACCGATGCAGAATGGGTTTAATGAAAAGAACCAGCAGCAGACGGTGACAAAGAATGGAGGGCTTAATGGGTTTAGCAATGTAGAAAATGGGAGTAATGATGAGATTTTCAAGAACGAGATGAGAGATTTGGTTGAGATTTTATCTAAGCTAAACCCCATGGCTGAGGAATTTGTACCGCCTTCCCTTGccaatcatcatcatcatgaaAAGCATGATCAAAACCAAAATCGAGATAATCGCTTTCCGGAAAATGGGTTTGGATATACTGACAATTTTGTAGTGCAGGCTAATTCTGGCAACGCTGATGGACATACTAATAGAAGG AAAAGGAATAACTATAGCCAAGGGAAGAGAAGGTTGAACAATAGAACGAGCATTGCACAGCGAGAGGATGCTATTAGGAAGACCGTTTATGTATCTGATATCGATCTGCAG GTTACCGAAGAGCTTCTTGCGGGTCTCTTTCTGAGTTGTGGACCA GTTGTTGATTGTCGTATATGCGGTGATACTAATTCTGTTCTCCGCTTTGCTTTTGTCGAGTTTTATAAAGAAG AGGATGCGAGAGCTGCTTTGAATTTGTCTGGAACCATGCTTGGTTATTATCCTGTAAGAGTGCTGCCTTCAAGGACTGCAATTGCACCAGTTAACCCAACTTTTCTACCGAGG TCTGAGGATGAGCGAGAAATGTGCACAAGGACCATTTACTGTACAAACATAGACAAGAAG ATTACTCAAGCTGACATCAAGCTCTTCTTTGAATCAGTTTGTGGAGAG GTTAAACGCTTGAGGCTATTGGGAGACTATCATCACTCAACTCGTATTGCCTTTGTTGAGTTCAAAATG GCTGAAAGTGCTATTGCAGCTCTCAACTGCAGTGGTGCAATTTTGGGATCACTGCCCATAAG GGTAAGCCCATCAAAGACACCTGTTCGGCCCCGTACTCTTCACCCTGCAATGCAGTGA